Proteins found in one Miscanthus floridulus cultivar M001 chromosome 4, ASM1932011v1, whole genome shotgun sequence genomic segment:
- the LOC136548074 gene encoding disease resistance protein PIK6-NP-like, translating to MEGAAAAQTLLSNAGKLLSSEYQELRGVGGEVAELRDELDAINALLIMQSEAEDGAVDRFASPARFGVNRDALRHSPPLLPAPMSAASTTANNADHCRLVGIEDQASTLAARLKPPVGEEAAARMAVFSIVGFGGLGKTTLGVEVCRRLEAEFPWQAMVSVSQAFELSRDLKVLLKDLLQQVIKPKIANDRGIKEEAALGAIDGLDENGLAKKLDDLLADKR from the exons ATGGAGGGAGCGGCAGCGGCACAGACGCTTCTGAGCAACGCCGGGAAGCTGCTGAGTTCAGAGTACCAGGAGCTCCGTGGCGTCGGCGGCGAGGTCGCTGAGCTGCGGGACGAGCTGGACGCCATCAATGCCCTCCTCATCATGCAGTCCGAGGCAGAGGATGGAGCCGTGGACCGCTTCGCCTCGCCT GCGCGGTTCGGCGTCAACCGGGACGCGCTGCGCCACTCCCCTCCTCTGCTACCTGCCCCGATGTCGGCAGCATCCACTACTGCTAACAACGCCGACCACTGCCGGCTGGTCGGCATCGAGGACCAGGCTAGCACCCTGGCTGCGCGGTTGAAGCCGCCGGTTGGCGAAGAGGCCGCTGCGCGCATGGCCGTTTTTTCCATCGTGGGTTTCGGAGGCCTTGGCAAGACGACGCTGGGCGTCGAAGTGTGCCGGCGACTGGAAGCGGAGTTCCCGTGGCAGGCGATGGTGTCCGTGTCTCAGGCGTTCGAGCTGAGCAGGGACCTCAAGGTGCTGCTCAAGGACCTTCTTCAGCAGGTCATAAAGCCCAAAATAGCTAACGACAGAGGCATCAAGGAAGAGGCTGCCCTGGGTGCGATTGACGGCCTGGATGAGAATGGGCTAGCCAAAAAACTCGACGATCTTCTCGCGGACAAGAGGTAA